One window of the Benincasa hispida cultivar B227 chromosome 3, ASM972705v1, whole genome shotgun sequence genome contains the following:
- the LOC120072824 gene encoding uncharacterized protein LOC120072824, giving the protein MDESWRMRMGMPDLPRRRSTEGPSIRSFSKGAAPLNQEDFSDVFGGPPRSVLSRQFSGEFGHKQFDFFYEEMFRPPEFFSSGKNAGRSLPVFRIPAGGEGFYNDIFGSDHERRSRDRSGHNSKGKSKSNSSSVLSSEEASPFRHVSGDDVVLSSFAAKLRPINITTKWNSSKMKPEEHQKKQGKSFFPFNRSAPMENQYVDNEVKEPFRSSYSGFPRPVSSPETISLEPTSYRSMKVSMDDLEPNSPSSAISSLCQGSGAKPDIQINVLAEEDDEVMSSYVIEIGSDNREGTNEAVALDEVIAWAKEKFNTQTSETDLSTRLNDSEQFVETEGRSASCEISGEQLRVHDITQSAEVEERIWSAEEEKAESEKDMEMEDIDEDIKLWSSGKETNIRLLLSTLHHILWPRSGWHVTPLTSLMEGSQVKKAYQKARLCLHPDKLQQRGATDMQKYVAEKAFTILQEAWTAFISQDAFF; this is encoded by the exons ATGGACGAGTCTTGGAGAATGAGGATGGGGATGCCGGACCTCCCTCGCCGGCGATCAACTGAGGGGCCGTCGATTCGGTCCTTCTCCAAAGGCGCCGCACCTCTGAACCAAGAAGACTTCTCCGACGTCTTTGGTGGTCCGCCGCGGAGTGTTCTCTCGCGGCAATTCTCTGGCGAATTCGGACACAAGCAGTTCGACTTCTTCTACGAAGAAATGTTCCGACCGCCGGAATTCTTCTCTTCCGGAAAGAATGCTGGTCGGAGCTTACCAGTTTTCAGGATTCCGGCGGGAGGCGAGGGGTTTTACAACGACATATTCGGATCCGATCATGAAAGGCGATCGAGAGACAGGTCAGGGCATAACTCGAAGGGAAAGTCGAAATCCAACTCATCGTCGGTGTTGAGTTCCGAGGAGGCGAGCCCTTTCCGGCATGTAAGCGGTGACGACGTCGTGTTATCCTCCTTCGCCGCGAAGCTCAG GCCTATCAATATCACAACAAAATGGAACTCGTCAAAGATGAAGCCAGAGGAGCATCAAAAGAAACAAGGGAAGTCCTTCTTCCCATTCAACCGTTCTGCCCCTATGGAAAACCAGTATGTTGATAATGAGGTCAAGGAACCTTTTAGGAGCTCCTATTCTGGATTCCCTCGGCCAGTCTCGTCTCCGGAAACTATTAGCCTCGAACCAACTTCATACAGGAGCATGAAAGTATCAATGGATGATTTAGAACCTAATTCCCCGTCATCTGCAATTTCTTCATTGTGTCAGGGGTCAGGGGCCAAACCTGATATTCAAATAAATGTGTTGgcagaagaagatgatgaagtaATGAGCTCTTATGTAATTGAAATTGGTTCTGATAACAGAGAGGGGACAAACGAAGCAGTTGCACTTGATGAAGTGATTGCTTGGGCAAAAGAAAAGTTCAATACACAAACTTCTGAGACAGATTTGAGCACAAGACTGAATGATAGCGAACAGTTCGTTGAGACAGAAG GACGGTCTGCTTCATGTGAAATTTCTGGTGAACAATTACGGGTTCATGACATAACACAATCTGCAGAG GTAGAAGAAAGAATTTGGTCAGCTGAAGAGGAAAAGGCAGAGTCCGAAAAAGAT ATGGAAATGGAGGATATAGATGAAGATATAAAGTTGTGGTCGTCCGGCAAGGAAACCAACATCCGGTTGCTACTTTCTACGCTCCATCAT ATTTTATGGCCCAGGAGTGGCTGGCATGTAACTCCACTTACAAGCCTTATGGAGGGTTCACAGGTGAAGAAAGCTTATCAAAAGGCAAGATTATGCCTCCACCCGGACAAGCTGCAGCAGAGAGGAGCAACAGACATGCAAAAATATGTGGCTGAAAAAGCTTTCACTATCCTCCAG